From a region of the Zonotrichia albicollis isolate bZonAlb1 chromosome 5, bZonAlb1.hap1, whole genome shotgun sequence genome:
- the PPID gene encoding peptidyl-prolyl cis-trans isomerase D, which produces MSHPSPVARPGKASNPRAFFDVDIGGERVGRIVFELFADVVPKTAENFRALCTGEKGTGPTTGKPLHYKGCPFHRIIKEFMVQGGDFSNQNGTGGESIYGEKFEDENFHYQHDKPGLLSMANAGPGTNGSQFFITTVPTPHLDGKHVVFGQVIKGMGVVKILENVEVKGENPAKLCVIAECGELKEGDDWGITPQDGSGDAHPDFPEDSDIDLKDVDKIVAIAEDTKNIGNTFFKSQNWAMAAKKYSKSLRYVEASEEVAEEADKPKLKTVALTCVLNIGACKLKLSDWQGAIDSCSEALKIDPANTKALYRRAQGWQGIKDLDQALADLKKAHEIAPEDKAIQTETLKIKQKIKAQREKEKAAYAKMFA; this is translated from the exons ATGTCGCACCCGTCCCCTGTCGCCCGGCCCGGCAAGGCCAGCAACCCCCGCGCCTTCTTCGATGTGGACATCGGGGGCGAGCgag TTGGACGCATTGTCTTTGAATTATTTGCTGACGTTGTACCTAAAACTGCTGAGAATTTCCGTGCGCTGTGtacaggagaaaaaggaacagGACCTACCACTGGAAAACCTCTCCATTATAAAGGATGTCCTTTCCACAGGA TTATTAAGGAATTTATGGTTCAAGGTGGAGATTTCTCAAACCAAAATGGCACAGGTGGAGAAAGTATATATGGTGAAAAATTTGAAGATGAAAACTTTCATTATCAG CATGACAAACCAGGTCTGCTGAGCATGGCAAATGCAGGACCTGGTACTAATGGCTCTCAGTTCTTTATTACAACGGTGCCTACTCCTCACCTGGATGGGAAACATGTGGTGTTTGGCCAAGTGATCAAAGGAATGGGTGTAGTTAAAATACTCGAAAACGTTGAAGTGAAAGGAGAAAATCCTGCTAAG TTGTGTGTCATAGCCGAATGTGGAGAGCTAAAGGAAGGAGATGACTGGGGAATTACTCCCCAGGATGGATCTGGAGATGCTCATCCAGATTTTCCTGAAGATTCAGATATAGACTTGAAAGAT GTTGACAAGATTGTGGCCATAGCAGAAGACACAAAGAATATAGGAAATACTTTCTTCAAATCGCAAAATTGGGCAATGGCAGCTAAAAAGTATAGTAAAAGTTTACG GTATGTAGAAGCTTCTGAAGAAGTGGCAGAGGAGGCGGACAAGCCCAAGTTGAAGACTGTTGCTTTGACCTGTGTTCTAAACATTGGTGCTTGCAAACTAAAACTGTCAGATTGGCAGGGAGCCATTGACAGCTGTTCAGAG GCTCTTAAAATAGATCCAGCAAATACTAAAGCTCTCTACAGACGGGCTCAAGGATGGCAGGGAATAAAAGATCTTGATCAAGCACTG gCTGATCTTAAAAAGGCTCATGAAATAGCCCCTGAAGACAAAG CTATCCAGACGGAAACACTCAAAATCAAGCAGAAGATAAAAGCCcaaagggagaaagagaaagcagcTTATGCTAAAATGTTtgcctga